One Diospyros lotus cultivar Yz01 chromosome 1, ASM1463336v1, whole genome shotgun sequence genomic window carries:
- the LOC127790332 gene encoding uncharacterized protein LOC127790332 produces MPSRAWSGGTGDDATIPDLHEGSDDHFMVSRRVELEEAVEERLEVVLRADVSLQDHLEHGLPEIEIGIVGVLDDGDAVGDFGIGVRGAMRGGEVDVNVECGGRNGGVVFVFAGFFPGTW; encoded by the coding sequence ATGCCGTCACGTGCCTGGTCTGGTGGTACCGGAGACGACGCCACTATTCCAGATCTCCATGAAGGCTCGGACGATCATTTCATGGTGAGTCGGCGCGTTGAGCTGGAGGAAGCAGTTGAGGAGCGCTTGGAGGTCGTCCTTCGAGCGGATGTCTCTCTCCAGGATCATCTGGAGCATGGACTGCCGGAAATCGAGATAGGGATCGTTGGAGTCCTTGACGACGGCGACGCTGTTGGAGATTTTGGGATTGGGGTTCGGGGAGCAATGCGGGGAGGTGAAGTCGACGTCAACGTTGAATGTGGTGGTAGAAATGGAGGTGTGGTCTTCGTCTTCGCCGGTTTTTTCCCAGGAACTTGGTGA
- the LOC127812631 gene encoding ubiquitin-conjugating enzyme E2 variant 1C-like translates to MAIGSGGSSVVVPRNFRLLEELERGEKGIGDGSVSYGMDDGDDILMRSWTGTIIGPHNSVHEGRIYQLKLFCDKDYPDKPPSARFHSSINMTCVNPETGLVEARKFGVLANWQREYTMETILTQLRKEMAAPHNRKLSQPPEGTYF, encoded by the exons ATGGCAATAGGTTCAGGAGGATCCTCCGTCGTGG TTCCCCGAAACTTCAGGTTACTGGAAGAACTTGAACGTGGAGAGAAAGGTATTGGGGATGGTTCTGTTAGCTATGGCATGGATGAtggtgatgatattttgatgcGCTCATGGACCGGCACTATAATTGGTCCTCACAAC TCTGTACATGAAGGTCGCATTTATCAATTGAAGTTGTTCTGCGACAAAGATTATCCTGACAAGCCTCCAAGTGCTCGTTTCCACTCAAGCATCAACATGACCTGTGTGAATCCTGAGACTGGATTG GTCGAGGCTAGGAAGTTCGGGGTGCTGGCGAATTGGCAAAGGGAGTACACCATGGAAACCATACTGACGCAGCTGCGGAAAGAAATGGCAGCCCCACACAACCGAAAGCTCTCTCAGCCGCCAGAAGGCACCTACTTCTAG
- the LOC127790321 gene encoding transcription factor E2FB-like, which translates to MSASRAPNQPPESITRQQQQQPPPPPKRQLPFSSMKPPPFGDYHRFSGPVLDHRLKEPEGIVVKSPPLKRKSETAEYEAEPAEHNPSTAHANNFSSSLRTPISGKGGKAHKVSRIAKCGRSGSQTPVSNVGSPSGNNLTPVGPCRYDSSLGLLTKKFISLIKHAEDGILDLNRAADTLGVQKRRIYDITNVLEGIGLIEKKLKNRIQWKGLDVSKPGEVDDNVNTIQEEVENLSIEEQKLDEQIREMQERLRELSENENNQKWLFVTEDDIKGLPCFQNETLIAIKAPHGTTLEVPDPDEAADYRQRRYRIVLRSTMGPIDVYLVSQFEEKFEEISGMEATPSIPSTSGLNENPTAQLVIEEGRVNEIEIQGQEANRICSDINASQDFVSGIMKIVPEVDSDADYWLLSDADISITDMWTDPGVGWNEFDTLHDDHAMATASMPPPQTPPSGTTEVPSTAKSTGK; encoded by the exons ATGTCGGCTTCTCGAGCTCCTAATCAGCCGCCGGAGTCGATCACGCGCCAGCAGCAGCAacagccgccgccgccgccgaaGCGCCAACTGCCTTTCTCGTCGATGAAGCCGCCGCCATTTGGGGACTACCATCGATTTTCGGGTCCGGTCCTTGATCACAGGCTGAAGGAACCGGAGGGCATCGTTGTCAAGTCTCCG CCACTGAAGCGGAAGAGTGAAACAGCCGAGTATGAAGCTGAGCCTGCTGAACATAACCCAAGTACTGCACATGCCAACAATTTTAGTAGTTCTCTTCGAACCCCTATATCAGGGAAAGGCGGAAAGGCACATAAAGTGTCAAGGATTGCAAAGTGTGGTAGATCTGGATCCCAAACTCCTGTGTCAAATGTCG gTTCTCCCTCAGGCAATAATCTCACCCCAGTTGGTCCCTGTCGGTATGATAGTTCTCTAG gtTTATTAACAAAAAAGTTCATCAGTCTGATCAAACATGCTGAAGATGGTATCCTTGATCTAAATAGAGCTGCTGACACTTTAGGG GTGCAGAAGAGGCGGATATATGATATCACAAATGTGCTTGAAGGAATTGGTCTCATAGAAAAGAAGCTAAAGAATAGAATTCAGTGGAA GGGACTTGATGTGTCAAAGCCAGGGGAGGTTGATGACAATGTTAACACCATACAG GAAGAAGTTGAAAACCTTTCCATTGAAGAGCAAAAATTAGATGAACAAATAAG AGAAATGCAGGAAAGATTGAGGGAGCTgagtgaaaatgaaaataatcagAA ATGGCTATTTGTCACTGAAGATGACATCAAAGGTTTACCCTGCTTCCAG AATGAAACCCTAATAGCAATTAAAGCTCCACATGGCACAACGCTAGAAGTCCCTGATCCTGATGAG GCAGCTGACTACCGTCAAAGGAGATACAGGATAGTGCTCAGGAGCACAATGGGCCCCATAGATGTTTACCTTGTCAG TCAATTTGAGGAGAAATTCGAAGAGATCAGTGGCATGGAGGCAACCCCCAGCATTCCATCAACATCAGGGTTAAATGAAAACCCAACTGCACAATTGGTAATAGAAGAAGGTAGAGTAAATGAGATTGAAATCCAGGGACAAGAAGCCAATAGAATATGCTCAGATATAAATGCTTCACAGGACTTTGTGAGCGGGATCATGAAGATTGTTCCAGAAGTTGAT AGTGACGCAGATTATTGGCTTTTGTCAGACGCTGATATTAGCATTACAGACATGTGGACGGACC CTGGGGTGGGGTGGAATGAGTTTGATACTCTTCATGATGACCATGCAATGGCTACTGCCAGCATGCCGCCTCCCCAAACTCCACCTTCAGGTACAACAGAAGTTCCATCTACGGCTAAAAGTACAGGCAAATGA